ATCGGATGGTCGAACAGCTCGCACAGAGTAGCTAGTCGGCGGGCTGGTCGAACTCCGTCTCCTCACGGAGCGTGCCGGACTCGTCGCTTGGAAGTCGTTCGGCGAGGCGTTCGCGCACTGCGCCGACGTCGGCGCGGTCGTTTTCGAGCGCTCGCACCAGCGCGAGCGCACGGCGGGTCTTCGTCTCGCGCCAGGATTCTTCTCGGGACTCGTAGGTCCGAATCGCTCGCAGGAAGTCGATCTTCCGGAATTCCGGCCAGTAGGGCGCACAGAAGTAGACGGCCGCCTCGTTACCGTTGGCGTGCCACGGCAGGAAGTTCGACGTTCGCTCGTCGCCGCCCGTGCGGATGATCAGGTCGACGTCCCGGGTCGCCCCTTCGTAGAGACACTGCTCGACGGTGTCGACGTCGACGGCGTCGGCGTCGAGTTCGTCGGCGTCGACCCGAGTGGCGATGTCGCGGGCGGCACTCAGCAGTTCGGCCCGACCGCCGTAGGCCAGCGCGATGTTGAGCGTGAACTGGTCGTACTCACGAGTTCGGCCTTCGGCGTACGCGACGGCGTCCTGGACACGCTCGGGCAGGCGATCAATCTCGCCGATCGCCCGGATGCAGACGCCGGAGTCGTGGACGCGGTCGGTGTCGGCGAACTCTCTGAGTTTCTGCTCGATGAGGTCGAACAATTCTTCGAGTTGCTCGGGTGGTCGGTCGAAGTTCTCCGTCGAGAACGTGTACAGCGTGAGTTCCTCGATACCGAGTTCGTCACACCAGTTCAGCACGTCCTCTGTCGTCTGGGCACCCGCGCGGTGGCCGTCGGTCGCGTCGGCTCCCTGGCTACGGGCGTAGCGGCGGTTGCCGTCCTGAATGACCGCGACGTGGTTCGGCGTCCCCGACAGCTCCCAGCGGAGCAATCGCTCGTAGGCGTCGGTCGCCAGCGACCGTAGCGGGGACAACATAGACGGATACTGTCGCGCAGGCGGTATGAGTTTTATCGTTCGGGCTCGCGAGACGAGGATATCGTGAGGCGTATTAGCCTCTGTGACCGAGATTCGTATACGAATGGCTCAGGAAATCGTCGACGAGGACCTCTACGAACAGGCCCAGGCACTGCTCGAACCGGGCGAGATCGAACTCAACGGGATCGTCGTCCACA
The Halapricum salinum genome window above contains:
- the uppS gene encoding polyprenyl diphosphate synthase translates to MLSPLRSLATDAYERLLRWELSGTPNHVAVIQDGNRRYARSQGADATDGHRAGAQTTEDVLNWCDELGIEELTLYTFSTENFDRPPEQLEELFDLIEQKLREFADTDRVHDSGVCIRAIGEIDRLPERVQDAVAYAEGRTREYDQFTLNIALAYGGRAELLSAARDIATRVDADELDADAVDVDTVEQCLYEGATRDVDLIIRTGGDERTSNFLPWHANGNEAAVYFCAPYWPEFRKIDFLRAIRTYESREESWRETKTRRALALVRALENDRADVGAVRERLAERLPSDESGTLREETEFDQPAD